The window TCTGGGGCATCGAGGCCGTGCCGTCGTTCCCCTACGACGGCTCCGCCCTCGTGGTGTGGGACTTCGGCACGCCGGCCCCGCCCACCGGCCCCGAGCCGCCCCGCCCGCCCGAGTACGGCGAGGACCCCCACGGCATGGCCAGGGGCGAGCCCCGGGCGGTCGAGCAGGTGCTGGCGTTCCTCGCCCCGGACGGGGCGCTCGTCGAGGTGTGCGGCGACGACCCCTGCCGGTCCGAGCCGTAGCCGAGGAGGCGCAGATGGATCGACCGGAGATGTCGTTGACGTCGGCGGTGCTCGGGGCGCCGGACCCGCAGGCGCTCGGCCGGTTCTACGAGCGGCTGCTCGGGTGGTCGATCGGGACCGACGAGCCGGACTGGGTGACGTTGCGCCCGCCGGGCGGCGGCACCGGGCTGTCGTTCCAGCTGGAGGACGCCTACGAGCCGCCGGTGTGGCCGCCCGAGCCCGGTGCCCAGCAGATGATGGTCCACCTCGACGTCGAGGTCGCCGACCTGGAGGCGGCCGTCGCCTGGGCCGTCGACGCCGGCGCCCGGGTGGCGGGGTTCCAGCCCCAGGAGGGGGTCAGGGTCATGCTCGACCCGGCCGGCCACCCGTTCTGCCTGTTCGCCGACGGCTGAGCCGGGCGGCCCCCCGCTAGGGGCGCTGGCCGATGCCGGTGGCGAGCTCGTGGGAGCGGGCCGGGCCGCTCGTCTCGGCGGCGAGCGGCGGGGTCTCGGCCGTGTCGCCGCCCCGGAGGCCGGCGACGAGGTCGTCGACGGCCTCGTCGGCGGTGTGGGCCGGCATCCAGCCGAGCTCGGTCCTCGCCCGCGTCGTGTCGAGGAGCGGGGTGTGCTGCACGAGGTCGACCCAGCCGGGGTCGGCCGGCTGGAGGTGCAGGGCCCAGGCGGCCCTGGCCGCGCCGCGGGCGGCGGCGAGGAAGGGCCGGTTGCGGTCCTGGCTGCCGAGGACGGGCTCGGCGGCCAGGTTGAACGGGCCCCGCACGTCCCGCACGCAGGCGAGGTGGAACGCCTCGCCGCCGTCGTCGGCGTGGAGCACCTGGAAGCGGGCCGGCGCCTTGCGGATGGCCGTCGCCAGCTGCTGGGGGAGGACGCGGTTGGGCAGCAGCGGCCCGAGGAACAGGCGCCGCACGCCGGTGGCGGCCTCGCCCTTCAGCATCAGCCCGGGCCGCAAGCGCACCACCCGCACCTCGGGCCAGTCCCGCTCGAACACGTCGAGCAGGCGCTCCACGTACGCCTTCTGCCACGAGTAGGGCGAGGTGGCGATCCCGTCGGTCGGCCAGGACTCGTCCACCGGCTCCTTCGGCCCGGGGGAGTAGGCCCCGACCGAGGAGGCGTGGACGAGCGCCGGCACGCCGGCGGCGGCGACCGCCTCGAGCACCCTGCGGCTGCCGACCACGTTGGCCTTCCACAGCACGTCGACCCGGTGGGACGGCTGGATGAGCCAGGCCAGGTGGACGACGGCGTCCGCGCCCCGGAAGGCCTCGGTGAGCCCGTCGCCCTCCGCCACGTCGGCCTCGACCCAGGTGGCCTTGGCCCACCGGCCCGACGCCTCCGGCCCCGGCTGCCGCCTGGCCACGCCGACCACCGACTCGACCTGCGGGTCCCGCTCGAGGGCGTCGAGCAGGCTGGTGCCGACGTTGCCGGTGGCCCCGGTGACGGCGATCCTCATGCGCCCGGCTCCAGGACCACCTTGATCGTGCCGTCGGTCTTCTGCTGGAACTGCTCGTAGGCCTTCGGCGCGTCCGACAGCGGGACGCGGTGGGTGACGAGGTCGTGGACGCCGAGGGGGTCCTCGTCGGTCAGCAGCGGCATCAGGTCGTCGACCCAGCGGCGCACGTTGGCCTGCCCGACCCGCACGGTGATCTGCTTGTCGAACACGTCGCCCAGCGGATAGAGCGGGTAGTGCCCGAAGTACACGCCGCTGATCGACAGGGTGCCGCCCCGCCGCACCGAACCGATGGCGTTGCGCAGCACGTTGAGCTTGTCCGGCTGGACCTTGACGGCCTGGAGCACGGAGTCGACCGTGGACCCGCCGCCCTCGGTGCCGACCGCGTCGATGACCGACTCGGCGCCGCCGGAGGTCAGGTCGAACAGGGCGTCGGTGACGTCGTCGACGGCGTTCGGGTCGAGGGTCTCGATGCCGTGGCGCTCGGCCATGGCCCGCCGCTCGGGGACGGGGTCGATGCCGATCACCCGCTCCTGGCCGAGGTGGCGGGCGATGCGGGCCGACATCTGCCCGATCGGGCCGAGGCCGAACACGACCGTGGTGCCACCCGGCTCGAGGTCGGCGTAGTCCACGGCCTGCCACGACGTGGGCAGCACGTCCGACAGGAACAGGAACCGGTCGTCGGGCGGGCCCTCGGGCACCTTGATCGGGCCGAAGTGGGCCTGGGGGACCCGCAGGTACTCGGCCTGGCCGCCGGCCACCCCGCCGTACAGGTGGGTGTAGCCGAACAGGCTGGCGCCCTTGCGCACCGTCCGGTTCTGGGTGGTCTCGCACTGCGAGTAGTAGCCCCGCCGGCACGTGTGGCAGTGCCCGCAGGAGATGTTGAACGGGACCACGACCCGGTCGCCGGGGGCGATCCCGGTCACCTCGGGGCCGACCTCCTCGACGACCCCCATGGGCTCGTGGCCGACGATGTCGCCGTCCTTCATGCCGATGGCGATGCCCTTGTAGAGGTGGAGGTCGGACCCGCAGATGGCGGTCGAGGTGATCCGCACGATCGCGTCGGTGGGCTCCTCGATCCTCGGGTCGTCGACCTCGTCGACGGAGAGCTGCTCTTTCCCGTGCCACACGACGGCCTTCATGCCGCCACCCCTGCCCCCGTGCCGGGCGGTCAAAACTGGCAGCGGTACGCTGCCCCGGTGCCCGGCGCGCTCATCGCCATCGGAGGCGCCGAGGACAAGCTCGGCCGCCGCAAGATCCTCGGCGAGTTCGTCCGGCTGGCCGGTGGCGCCGACGCCCGCCTGGCCGTGATCTCCACGGCGTCGGCCCTCGGCGACCAGGCCACGGAGGTCTACCGGTCGGTCTTCTCGGGCTACGGCGTGTCCGACGTGCGGGGCCTGCGGCCGGTCACCCGGCAGGAGGCCGGCGACCCCGCCACGGTCGGCCAGCTCGACGGCGTGACCGGCGTGTTCATGACCGGCGGCAACCAGGTGCGGCTGTCGACCGTGGTCGCCGGCACCGCGCTCGGCGACGCCCTCCTCGCCGCCAACGCGGCCGGAGCGGTGGTCGGCGGCACCTCGGCCGGGGCCAGCGCGCTCACCTCGCACATGGTGGCGTTCGGGGCCGGCGGCGCCGTCCCCCGCCAGCGGATGGCCCAGCTCTGCGCCGGGCTCAACCTGCTGCCCGGCATGATCATCGACCAGCACTTCGAGCAGCGGACGAGGATCGGGCGGCTGATGGCCCTGGTCGCCCTGTCGCCCAGCCTGCTCGGCATCGGCGTGGACGAGGACACGGCCGCCGTCTTCCCGCCCGACGGCACCTTCCACGTGATCGGCAAGGGCGCGGTCACGGTGGTGGACGGGCGCGAGGTGGAGTCCGACGCCTACGAGGCCAACCAGACGGCCAGGATCATGGTGTCCGGCGCCGTGCTGCACTCGCTGCCCGCCGGGTGGCGCTTCGACCTGGCGGCGAGGAAGGTGGCCGGCCGGGCGGACGCCGGGGACGAGGACCGCCCGCCCCGGGCGCGGACGGGGGTGGCGCCGACGGCGGCCCGGCTGGCCCGGCGGATGGCGGCCGAGGGCGCCGACGACCGGGTGGTGCAGCGCAACGCCCGCCAGCGGGCCCGCCGGGCGGTGGCGCGAGAGGAGGAGGCCTCGGAGTGAGCGAGTCGACCACGGGGCGGCAGGTCGACCCTCGGCACCGGGGCGACGCCACCGACGAGCCGTCGCCGCGCGCCGCGACGGCGGCCGACGGCGAGCGCCCGCCGGCCGCGCCCGACCTGAAGATCCTGCGCACCCGGGTCTACCGGGGCCCCAACTACTGGTCCTACGAGCCGGCCGTCCACCTGCTGGTCGACCTCGGCTCCCTCGAGGACTGGCCGACCAACACGCTGCCCGGGTTCACCGACCGGCTCCTCGAGCTGCTCCCCGGCCTCCACGACCACGCCTGCTCGCGCGGCCGGCCCGGCGGGTTCGTCGAGCGGCTCCGGGAGGGCACCTGGCTCGGCCACGTCGCCGAGCACGTCGCCCTCCAGCTCCAGCGGGAGGCCGGCTCGGAGATCCGCAGGGGCAAGACGAGGGGCGCCGGCCCGAGGGGTCAGTACCACGTCATCTACGGCTACGGCGACGAGACCGTCGGCGTCGCTGCCGGCGAGCTGGCCGTCCGCCTGGTCAACCACCTCGTCAGCGCCGAGGACGGGTTCGACTTCGAGGCCGAGCAGGAGCGGCTCATCCTCACCGCCGAGCGGGCCGCGTTCGGCCCGTCCACCCAGGCCATCCTGGACGAGGCCGCGCTGCGGGACATCCCCTGGCTGCGGCTGAACGACCACTCGCTCGTCCAGCTCGGCCAGGGCGTCTACCAGAAGCGGATCAGGGCGACGATGACGTCGCAGACCTCGGCCCTCGCGACGGACATCGCCAGCGACAAGGAGCTCACCAACAAGCTCCTGTCGGCCGCCGGGCTGCCCGTGCCCCGGTCGATCCCGGTGCGCACGGAGGACGGCGCCGTGCGGGCGGCCGAGCGCATCGGCTACCCGGTCGTCGTCAAGCCGCTCGACGGCAACCACGGGCGGGGGGTCGCCCTCGACCTGCGGGACGAGGCCGCCGTCCGGGCCGGGTTCGCCGGCGCCCGCGAGGAGGCCCGCAGGGGCTGGGTGGTGGTCGAGACCTACGTGCACGGCAACGACTACCGGGTGCTGGTCGTCGGCGGGCGGATGGTCGCGCTGGCCGAGCGGGTGCCGGCCCACGTGATCGGCGACGGCCGCCAGACCGTCGCCCAGCTCGTCGCCGAGACCAACGCCGACCCCCGCAGGGGCATCGGCCACGAGAAGGTGCTCACCCGCATCCGGATCGACGACGCCGCGGTCGAGCTGGTCCGCAGCCAGGGCTTCGAGATGGACGACGTGCCCCCGGCCGGCCGGATGGTGAAGCTGACGCTCACCGCCAACATGTCGACCGGCGGCATCTCCATCGACCGGACCGAGGAGGCCCACCCCGACAACGTCGAGATCGCCGAGGAGGCCGCCCAGGTCGTCGGCCTCGACGTCGCCGGAATCGACTTCGTCGCCCCCGACATCACCCAGCCGGTGCGGGAGGTGGGCGGGGCCATCGTCGAGGTGAACGCCGCCCCCGGGTTCCGCATGCACACCCACCCGACGGTGGGCGAGCCCCAGTACGTCGCCAAGCCCGTGCTCGACCTGCTGTTCCCGCCGGGCACGCCGAGCCGCATCCCGATCGTCGCCGTCACCGGCACCAACGGCAAGACGACGACGGCGCGGATGATCGCCCACATCTTCAAGGGGATGGGGCGCACGGTCGGGATGACCTCGACCGACGGCATCGTCGTCGACGAGCGCCTCGTGCTCCGGGCGGACGCCTCCGGGCCGAAGTCGGCGAGGATGGTCCTGCAGAACCCGCGGGTCGACCTGGCGGTGTTCGAGGTGGCGAGGGGCGGGATCCTGCGCGAGGGCCTCGGCTACCAGCGCAACGACGTCGGGGTGGTGCTGAACGTCAGCGGCGACCACCTCGGCCTCGGCGGGATCGAGACGCTCGAGGACCTGGCCGACGTGAAGCAGGTGGTGGTCGAGGCCGTCCCCCGGGACGGCTTCGCCGTGCTCAACGCCGACGACCCGCTCGTCGCCGGCATGCGCCGGGCGTGCAGCGGCCAGGTGATCTGGTTCTCGATGCGGCCGGACTCGGAGCTGGTCGACGACCACTGCCGGCGGGGCGGCCGGGCCGTCGTGCTCGAGCCCGGCTCGCTCGGGGACATGATCGTCATCCGCCACGGGCGCAAGTCGATGCCGCTCGCCTGGTCGCACCTGCTGCCGTCGACGTTCGAGGGCCGGGCCCGCATGAACGTGCAGAACGCGCTCGCCGCCGCGGCCGCCGCCTACGCCGCCGGCGCCCACCTGCACGACATCCGCCA of the Acidimicrobiales bacterium genome contains:
- a CDS encoding VOC family protein, which translates into the protein MDRPEMSLTSAVLGAPDPQALGRFYERLLGWSIGTDEPDWVTLRPPGGGTGLSFQLEDAYEPPVWPPEPGAQQMMVHLDVEVADLEAAVAWAVDAGARVAGFQPQEGVRVMLDPAGHPFCLFADG
- a CDS encoding NAD-dependent epimerase/dehydratase family protein; amino-acid sequence: MRIAVTGATGNVGTSLLDALERDPQVESVVGVARRQPGPEASGRWAKATWVEADVAEGDGLTEAFRGADAVVHLAWLIQPSHRVDVLWKANVVGSRRVLEAVAAAGVPALVHASSVGAYSPGPKEPVDESWPTDGIATSPYSWQKAYVERLLDVFERDWPEVRVVRLRPGLMLKGEAATGVRRLFLGPLLPNRVLPQQLATAIRKAPARFQVLHADDGGEAFHLACVRDVRGPFNLAAEPVLGSQDRNRPFLAAARGAARAAWALHLQPADPGWVDLVQHTPLLDTTRARTELGWMPAHTADEAVDDLVAGLRGGDTAETPPLAAETSGPARSHELATGIGQRP
- a CDS encoding zinc-dependent alcohol dehydrogenase, producing the protein MKAVVWHGKEQLSVDEVDDPRIEEPTDAIVRITSTAICGSDLHLYKGIAIGMKDGDIVGHEPMGVVEEVGPEVTGIAPGDRVVVPFNISCGHCHTCRRGYYSQCETTQNRTVRKGASLFGYTHLYGGVAGGQAEYLRVPQAHFGPIKVPEGPPDDRFLFLSDVLPTSWQAVDYADLEPGGTTVVFGLGPIGQMSARIARHLGQERVIGIDPVPERRAMAERHGIETLDPNAVDDVTDALFDLTSGGAESVIDAVGTEGGGSTVDSVLQAVKVQPDKLNVLRNAIGSVRRGGTLSISGVYFGHYPLYPLGDVFDKQITVRVGQANVRRWVDDLMPLLTDEDPLGVHDLVTHRVPLSDAPKAYEQFQQKTDGTIKVVLEPGA
- a CDS encoding cyanophycinase, which translates into the protein MPGALIAIGGAEDKLGRRKILGEFVRLAGGADARLAVISTASALGDQATEVYRSVFSGYGVSDVRGLRPVTRQEAGDPATVGQLDGVTGVFMTGGNQVRLSTVVAGTALGDALLAANAAGAVVGGTSAGASALTSHMVAFGAGGAVPRQRMAQLCAGLNLLPGMIIDQHFEQRTRIGRLMALVALSPSLLGIGVDEDTAAVFPPDGTFHVIGKGAVTVVDGREVESDAYEANQTARIMVSGAVLHSLPAGWRFDLAARKVAGRADAGDEDRPPRARTGVAPTAARLARRMAAEGADDRVVQRNARQRARRAVAREEEASE
- the cphA gene encoding cyanophycin synthetase, with product MSESTTGRQVDPRHRGDATDEPSPRAATAADGERPPAAPDLKILRTRVYRGPNYWSYEPAVHLLVDLGSLEDWPTNTLPGFTDRLLELLPGLHDHACSRGRPGGFVERLREGTWLGHVAEHVALQLQREAGSEIRRGKTRGAGPRGQYHVIYGYGDETVGVAAGELAVRLVNHLVSAEDGFDFEAEQERLILTAERAAFGPSTQAILDEAALRDIPWLRLNDHSLVQLGQGVYQKRIRATMTSQTSALATDIASDKELTNKLLSAAGLPVPRSIPVRTEDGAVRAAERIGYPVVVKPLDGNHGRGVALDLRDEAAVRAGFAGAREEARRGWVVVETYVHGNDYRVLVVGGRMVALAERVPAHVIGDGRQTVAQLVAETNADPRRGIGHEKVLTRIRIDDAAVELVRSQGFEMDDVPPAGRMVKLTLTANMSTGGISIDRTEEAHPDNVEIAEEAAQVVGLDVAGIDFVAPDITQPVREVGGAIVEVNAAPGFRMHTHPTVGEPQYVAKPVLDLLFPPGTPSRIPIVAVTGTNGKTTTARMIAHIFKGMGRTVGMTSTDGIVVDERLVLRADASGPKSARMVLQNPRVDLAVFEVARGGILREGLGYQRNDVGVVLNVSGDHLGLGGIETLEDLADVKQVVVEAVPRDGFAVLNADDPLVAGMRRACSGQVIWFSMRPDSELVDDHCRRGGRAVVLEPGSLGDMIVIRHGRKSMPLAWSHLLPSTFEGRARMNVQNALAAAAAAYAAGAHLHDIRQGLRTFTTSYYLAPGRLNVFDLHGVRVVIDYAHNPAAMRLLGDFVEQMAEPPPGDIEVHRRIGVIATAGDRRDEDMRELGKVAARHFDHVVTRDDRNLRGRAPGETPGIIAEGVRAAM